From one Chryseobacterium sp. 3008163 genomic stretch:
- a CDS encoding multicopper oxidase domain-containing protein: protein MKKIIMFLMLLFSVFSFSQSVKTYFTCPMDKDVIASKPGDCPKCGMTLMMKTVVIKPKVTEKPSVKNIPKATVKSEIKIKAKNKPEIARKVEVKKVSSGKKSNEINKTLSAKPILDSNTQTKPQSQSQSKISYTCPMHPEVVSDKLGKCPKCGMDLGEVENNAQFEPEPKPEKSVLKRNSENGKISFGGKTVRYDLYVKDTIVNFTGENRRAIAVNGKLQAPTLYFTEGDTAEIYLHNMLKENTGFHWHGVILPNEHDGVPYLTTKPVEPGETHLYKFRVSQNGTYWYHSHEGLQEQIGMNGILVFNKREGEPKTEYTKEIPVLLGEWSDEDPMQIARRLHMANTDWYAIKKNAVQSYWEAIKSGNFGTKALNEWKRMEAMDVSDVYYDKFLINGLPSSEYSNLKAGDKVRLRVANGGSSTYFWLNFGGGKIKVVGNDGNDVVPVEVDRLIVGVSETYDIEVTIPENKSFEFRATSEDRIGHASLWLGSGEKIEVPNLPRLKLFEGMKMMNGMMKMSGNMKPMNMVMGNQMMDMNEVMYPELSESQRKMTMKHMNEMMGIKEKKSEKEADHSNHSGMDMEEKSIKRLSYNILKSPEKTILPTENVREMKFTLEGNMNHYLWTLDNKTVTETDKILVKKGEVLRITLYNNSMMRHPMHLHGHDFRLINSKGEYSPLKNVVDIMPMETNTIEFAANQDGDWFFHCHILYHMMAGMGRIFSYEDSKPNPQLPNRKLAWKSFLKDNRMISSMAMVDLHSNKMHAETMTMFGPRWANLNEFHSNWEFDHFDGNFKVGQFLGKFQWAIPYAGLRIQKSHEIMERQMAEEMGEDFNGKKTWFGQQKASKNKTVFIIGAQYILPMLITADASVDHNGKVLLELSREDIPISRRLRGNFSINSDGEFTSGIRYILQKWLSVSGNYDNEMGWGGGITLTY from the coding sequence ATGAAAAAAATAATAATGTTTCTGATGCTTTTGTTCTCTGTTTTCAGTTTTTCACAATCCGTTAAGACATATTTTACGTGTCCGATGGATAAAGATGTCATTGCATCAAAACCCGGTGACTGTCCTAAATGCGGAATGACTTTGATGATGAAAACCGTCGTCATAAAACCTAAGGTTACAGAAAAACCATCAGTAAAAAATATACCGAAAGCAACAGTAAAATCAGAAATAAAAATCAAGGCTAAGAATAAGCCTGAGATTGCGAGAAAAGTTGAAGTTAAAAAAGTAAGCAGTGGTAAGAAATCTAATGAGATTAATAAAACTCTAAGTGCTAAACCGATTTTAGATTCAAACACTCAAACTAAACCTCAGTCTCAATCTCAGTCTAAAATAAGCTACACTTGTCCGATGCATCCTGAAGTCGTTTCCGACAAACTTGGGAAATGTCCAAAATGCGGAATGGATTTAGGAGAAGTTGAAAATAATGCTCAATTTGAGCCTGAACCTAAACCTGAGAAATCTGTTTTAAAAAGAAATTCCGAAAATGGAAAAATATCTTTTGGCGGAAAAACAGTTCGCTATGATTTATATGTAAAAGATACGATTGTCAATTTCACTGGAGAAAACCGCAGAGCAATCGCCGTAAATGGAAAATTACAGGCTCCGACTTTATATTTCACAGAAGGAGATACTGCAGAGATTTATCTTCATAATATGCTGAAGGAAAATACAGGTTTCCATTGGCATGGCGTGATTTTACCGAATGAGCACGACGGAGTTCCTTACCTGACAACAAAACCTGTGGAGCCCGGAGAAACTCATTTGTATAAATTCAGAGTTTCGCAGAACGGAACGTATTGGTATCATTCACACGAGGGTTTGCAGGAGCAAATCGGGATGAATGGAATTCTGGTTTTCAATAAAAGAGAAGGCGAGCCTAAAACGGAATACACAAAAGAAATTCCGGTGCTTTTAGGTGAATGGAGTGACGAAGATCCGATGCAGATTGCACGAAGGCTTCATATGGCGAATACCGATTGGTATGCAATTAAAAAAAATGCAGTCCAGAGTTACTGGGAAGCGATAAAATCCGGAAACTTCGGAACAAAAGCCCTGAATGAATGGAAGAGGATGGAAGCAATGGATGTAAGCGATGTCTATTACGATAAATTTCTGATCAACGGACTTCCAAGTTCTGAATATTCAAATCTAAAAGCGGGTGACAAAGTACGTTTGAGAGTCGCCAATGGAGGATCTTCTACTTATTTCTGGCTAAATTTCGGTGGCGGAAAAATAAAAGTAGTAGGAAATGACGGAAATGATGTCGTCCCTGTAGAAGTAGATCGTCTGATTGTAGGCGTTTCGGAAACGTATGATATTGAAGTCACCATTCCAGAAAACAAAAGTTTTGAATTTCGTGCGACGTCAGAAGACAGAATTGGTCACGCTTCTTTATGGTTAGGTTCAGGTGAGAAAATTGAAGTTCCCAATTTACCGAGATTAAAGCTTTTCGAGGGGATGAAAATGATGAACGGCATGATGAAGATGAGCGGAAATATGAAACCGATGAACATGGTCATGGGAAATCAGATGATGGACATGAATGAAGTGATGTATCCTGAACTTTCTGAAAGTCAGCGAAAAATGACGATGAAGCACATGAATGAAATGATGGGGATTAAAGAAAAAAAATCAGAAAAAGAAGCAGATCATTCTAATCACTCAGGAATGGATATGGAGGAAAAATCGATCAAAAGATTATCGTATAATATTTTAAAATCTCCCGAAAAAACAATTCTTCCTACAGAAAATGTTCGTGAAATGAAATTTACGCTGGAAGGAAATATGAATCATTATCTGTGGACTTTAGATAATAAAACGGTTACAGAGACCGATAAGATTTTAGTGAAAAAAGGAGAGGTTTTGCGAATTACTTTGTACAATAACTCGATGATGCGGCATCCGATGCATTTACACGGTCACGATTTTAGGCTGATCAATTCAAAAGGAGAATATTCACCCCTAAAAAATGTTGTAGATATTATGCCGATGGAAACCAATACGATTGAATTTGCAGCCAATCAAGATGGCGACTGGTTTTTTCACTGCCATATTCTGTATCACATGATGGCGGGAATGGGAAGGATTTTCAGTTACGAAGACTCAAAACCTAATCCGCAGCTGCCCAACAGAAAGCTAGCCTGGAAAAGCTTTTTAAAAGATAACAGAATGATAAGTTCGATGGCCATGGTCGATCTTCACAGCAATAAAATGCATGCAGAAACGATGACAATGTTCGGACCGAGATGGGCAAATCTGAATGAATTTCATTCGAATTGGGAGTTTGATCATTTTGACGGAAACTTTAAAGTCGGTCAGTTTTTAGGAAAATTTCAATGGGCGATTCCTTATGCAGGTTTGAGGATTCAAAAAAGTCATGAAATCATGGAGCGACAGATGGCTGAAGAAATGGGAGAAGATTTTAATGGAAAGAAAACCTGGTTCGGACAACAAAAAGCTTCGAAAAATAAGACTGTATTCATTATTGGAGCCCAATATATTTTGCCGATGCTGATCACGGCAGATGCAAGTGTTGATCACAATGGGAAAGTATTATTGGAATTAAGCCGGGAAGATATTCCGATTTCCAGAAGATTGAGAGGGAATTTCAGTATCAATTCTGATGGAGAATTTACCTCGGGAATACGGTATATTCTACAAAAATGGTTATCCGTTTCCGGAAATTATGACAATGAAATGGGCTGGGGTGGCGGAATTACGCTGACCTATTAA
- a CDS encoding NAD(P)-binding protein produces MNHISIIGAGIGGLTLGNILKQQNLDFTIYESAPEIKPVGAGIMMAVNAMQILRN; encoded by the coding sequence ATGAATCACATCTCAATCATCGGAGCCGGAATTGGCGGTTTGACTTTAGGAAATATTCTGAAGCAACAAAATTTAGACTTTACCATTTACGAATCTGCACCGGAAATAAAACCTGTCGGAGCAGGAATTATGATGGCCGTTAATGCAATGCAGATTTTGAGAAATTAG
- a CDS encoding aminotransferase class V-fold PLP-dependent enzyme, with product MNIEKIRQDTKGLSDKIFLNSAGSSLMPSIVVESMVDYFHQEEQFGGYEVANRNVDLLEQFYKETAKLINCKPSNIGFAASATEAFAKALSSIIFKEGDCIITTVDDYISNQITFISLQKKLNVQIFRMKNLPDNELDLEDFENLIKKYNPKLVAVTHIPTNSGLIQNVEAVGKICRQYDIFYLVDACQSVGQMVVDVEKINCDFLTATGRKFLRGPRGTGFLYVSDRVLEKDYAPCFWMQWAHIGQNLMIMNYLKLQKDLNILSIHTVQL from the coding sequence ATGAACATTGAAAAAATAAGACAAGATACAAAAGGATTGTCTGACAAAATATTCTTAAACAGCGCAGGTTCTTCATTAATGCCTAGCATCGTCGTAGAATCGATGGTTGATTACTTTCATCAGGAAGAACAATTCGGAGGATACGAAGTTGCCAACAGAAATGTTGATTTACTGGAACAATTTTACAAAGAAACTGCAAAATTAATCAACTGCAAGCCTTCAAATATTGGCTTTGCAGCGAGTGCAACCGAGGCTTTTGCGAAAGCTTTGTCGAGTATTATTTTCAAGGAAGGCGATTGTATTATTACCACGGTAGACGATTATATTTCCAATCAGATTACATTTATTTCTTTACAGAAAAAACTGAATGTACAAATCTTCAGAATGAAAAATCTTCCCGATAACGAATTAGATCTGGAGGATTTTGAAAATTTAATTAAAAAATATAATCCCAAATTAGTTGCTGTCACTCATATTCCTACTAATTCCGGGTTGATTCAAAATGTAGAAGCTGTGGGCAAAATCTGCCGTCAATATGATATTTTTTATTTGGTGGATGCGTGTCAGTCTGTTGGACAAATGGTCGTCGATGTTGAAAAAATAAACTGTGATTTTCTTACGGCAACCGGAAGGAAATTTCTTCGCGGACCAAGAGGTACAGGGTTTTTATATGTTTCAGATCGAGTTTTGGAGAAAGATTATGCCCCCTGCTTTTGGATGCAATGGGCGCATATTGGTCAGAATTTAATGATTATGAATTATTTAAAACTGCAAAAAGATTTGAATATTTTGAGCAT
- a CDS encoding TssN family type VI secretion system protein — protein sequence MEFSSVKGVFLRFILVPLLAVIMMGIMGAIRRNQPAIKIKVIIIYVLLCSLCLAIPGFFGFSRNLFNPYWYLISQAIYLLLGIFHVNLMHRFFRKHIQSFGLSVLFESVLSITCVLLGAYLFVLIFTWISKDQGYPIMSATSALIFFVPMVFHYCYIQFISIPVDIYKTWKYSPDQKPPDFEGADFDRLMVLNVELSKNLEDANRFRIKAKTLPTGVTFGDWFFRVVDDYNHKNPKSIIHLSDEAKESYYWIFYTKKSFFSFRKYIDFDQDINTNSISENEVVICKRVIQHEEEGKRKA from the coding sequence ATGGAATTTTCATCAGTAAAAGGTGTATTTTTAAGATTTATATTAGTGCCACTATTGGCGGTAATTATGATGGGCATCATGGGTGCCATCAGACGAAATCAGCCTGCAATTAAAATTAAGGTTATTATCATCTATGTTTTGCTATGCAGTTTGTGCCTGGCAATTCCAGGTTTTTTTGGATTCTCAAGGAATTTATTTAATCCTTATTGGTACTTGATTTCGCAGGCGATCTACTTATTATTAGGAATCTTTCATGTTAATTTAATGCATCGATTCTTTAGAAAACATATTCAGTCATTTGGCTTAAGCGTTTTATTTGAATCTGTACTTTCGATCACATGTGTTCTTTTGGGAGCTTACTTATTCGTACTCATTTTCACTTGGATCAGTAAAGATCAGGGATATCCGATTATGTCTGCGACCAGTGCTTTGATCTTTTTTGTACCTATGGTATTTCACTACTGCTACATTCAGTTTATCAGTATTCCGGTTGATATTTATAAAACCTGGAAATATTCTCCAGATCAGAAACCACCGGATTTTGAAGGAGCAGATTTTGACCGATTAATGGTTTTAAATGTTGAATTGAGCAAGAATCTTGAAGATGCCAACCGATTTAGAATTAAAGCTAAAACTTTACCGACAGGAGTCACTTTCGGAGACTGGTTTTTCCGTGTGGTAGACGATTACAATCATAAAAATCCGAAATCAATCATTCACTTGTCAGACGAAGCGAAAGAATCATATTACTGGATATTTTACACCAAAAAATCTTTTTTCAGTTTCAGAAAATACATCGATTTTGATCAGGATATCAACACCAACAGTATTTCTGAAAATGAAGTGGTCATCTGTAAAAGGGTGATTCAGCATGAGGAAGAAGGAAAAAGAAAAGCATAA
- a CDS encoding RNA polymerase sigma factor RpoD/SigA, producing the protein MRQLKITKQVTNRETASLDKYLQEIGKVELITADEEVDLAQKIRAGDRVALEKLIKANLRFVVSVSKQYQNQGLSLPDLINEGNLGLMKAAKRYDETRGFKFISYAVWWIRQSILQALAEQSRIVRLPLNKIGSINKINKAYAHLEQENERPPSPEELAEVLDMSEEDIKESMKNSGRHLSMDAPLVEGEDSNLYDVLRSGESPSPDKDLMLESLQIEIERALNTLTPREADLVRLYFGLNGKHPMTLEEIGETFDLTRERVRQIKEKAIKRLKHNTRSKILKSYLGK; encoded by the coding sequence ATGAGACAATTAAAAATAACCAAGCAGGTTACCAACAGGGAAACCGCTTCACTAGACAAGTATTTGCAGGAAATTGGTAAAGTAGAATTGATTACCGCAGACGAAGAGGTAGATTTGGCACAAAAAATCCGCGCCGGCGATAGAGTCGCATTGGAAAAATTGATTAAAGCCAACCTTCGTTTCGTAGTTTCAGTATCAAAACAGTACCAAAACCAGGGTCTTTCTCTTCCCGATTTAATCAACGAAGGGAATTTAGGATTGATGAAAGCTGCAAAAAGATATGATGAAACAAGAGGTTTTAAATTTATCTCTTACGCCGTATGGTGGATTCGTCAGTCGATTTTACAGGCTTTGGCTGAGCAGTCGAGAATTGTAAGATTACCGCTGAACAAAATTGGTTCGATAAACAAAATCAATAAAGCATACGCTCACCTTGAACAAGAAAACGAAAGACCACCTTCTCCGGAAGAATTGGCTGAAGTTCTTGACATGAGTGAAGAAGACATCAAAGAATCAATGAAAAACTCCGGAAGACACCTGTCGATGGATGCTCCATTGGTAGAAGGTGAAGATTCTAACTTGTATGACGTATTGCGTTCCGGAGAATCTCCAAGCCCGGATAAAGATTTGATGCTTGAATCTCTTCAGATTGAAATTGAAAGAGCATTGAACACGTTGACTCCTAGAGAGGCTGATTTGGTAAGATTATATTTCGGACTGAACGGTAAGCATCCAATGACTTTGGAAGAAATCGGTGAAACTTTTGACCTTACAAGAGAAAGAGTTCGTCAGATCAAAGAAAAAGCAATCAAAAGACTGAAACACAATACCAGAAGTAAGATTTTGAAGTCTTATTTAGGTAAATAA
- a CDS encoding FAD-dependent monooxygenase, protein MENAGNKIHGIFITDEKLKTISTTNVLALEKKFNSCNVAIHRADLQNILASNIGFENLQLHHSLQKIEKNENYHLNFENGNEIESKIVFGADGIHSKVRNQILETGTIRNSKQKCWRGLTNFNLPEKYLHHALEIWGKGKRFGFVKLSENKVYWYALINENNFTANTDLTKTFRDFDPLVLQILEATKPENIILNDIIDLAPIPKWFAKNLCLIGDAAHATTPNMGQGACQSIEDAYVLGKLLENNKNFNSVFEEFQNTRRKKLIISLTPAGKSGRFLSGKKEIL, encoded by the coding sequence ATTGAAAACGCTGGAAACAAAATTCATGGAATTTTTATTACGGATGAAAAACTGAAAACCATTTCAACAACGAATGTTCTGGCTTTGGAAAAGAAATTTAATTCTTGTAATGTTGCCATTCACCGAGCAGATTTACAGAATATTTTAGCTTCAAATATCGGCTTTGAAAATTTACAGCTGCATCACAGTTTACAAAAGATTGAGAAGAATGAAAATTATCATTTAAACTTTGAAAACGGAAATGAAATCGAAAGCAAAATCGTTTTTGGAGCAGATGGAATTCATTCTAAAGTCCGTAATCAAATTCTAGAAACCGGAACCATCAGAAATTCCAAACAAAAATGTTGGCGCGGACTAACCAATTTTAATCTTCCTGAAAAATATCTTCATCATGCTTTAGAAATATGGGGAAAGGGAAAACGCTTTGGTTTTGTGAAGCTTTCTGAAAATAAAGTGTATTGGTACGCTTTAATCAACGAAAACAATTTCACAGCAAATACTGATTTAACTAAAACTTTCAGAGATTTTGATCCGTTAGTTTTACAGATTTTGGAAGCAACAAAACCAGAAAATATTATTTTAAATGATATTATTGACCTCGCTCCTATTCCAAAATGGTTTGCTAAAAACCTTTGTCTAATTGGTGATGCAGCTCATGCAACAACTCCGAATATGGGGCAAGGTGCGTGTCAGTCGATTGAAGATGCTTATGTGCTTGGAAAATTATTAGAAAATAACAAAAATTTCAATTCAGTTTTTGAAGAATTTCAAAATACCAGAAGAAAAAAGTTGATTATATCGTTAACACCAGCTGGAAAATCGGGCAGATTTCTCAGTGGGAAAAAGGAAATACTTTAA
- a CDS encoding type VI secretion system baseplate subunit TssG, which translates to MYDNSIVDMHYNKLQTDFKAEAVAVNLLKYHRAVSNIFIDRIGSNDRAYLKDIKSISSQYLGFDEEVLSIKTYREGIYDYLPEGLFHPPSLNTSRKNVESVVNEIRKQKRVEEDARKFFMPFELEIFFTEIGALLKEYDFDLASDTDSLLTVFSELWPVVKMLDKKNAYIFIHILPFFHQIRGDKKWFERCMNSFLGVPVEITFTPNVIDRIEEEDDSILLGNSRLGVTYIPSGKHMDGERNWIVNVGPIPYDEMKKYIPGNSFRKVLQALYDYCLPVHVDIEENFVTEKKEYSFMLEDNERNSNRLGFSTFL; encoded by the coding sequence ATGTACGACAATAGCATTGTAGATATGCATTATAACAAACTGCAGACAGATTTTAAAGCTGAAGCGGTTGCCGTCAATCTCCTGAAATACCATCGGGCAGTAAGCAATATTTTTATCGACAGGATCGGAAGTAACGACCGGGCTTATTTAAAGGATATCAAAAGTATTTCTAGTCAATATCTTGGTTTTGATGAAGAAGTTCTAAGCATAAAAACCTATAGAGAAGGTATTTATGACTATTTACCTGAAGGACTTTTTCACCCGCCATCACTTAACACTTCAAGAAAAAATGTTGAAAGTGTAGTAAATGAAATCCGAAAGCAAAAACGAGTAGAAGAGGATGCACGAAAATTTTTCATGCCTTTCGAACTTGAAATTTTCTTCACAGAAATCGGCGCTTTGCTGAAAGAATACGATTTTGATCTCGCAAGCGATACCGATTCACTTTTGACGGTGTTTTCAGAGCTTTGGCCGGTTGTAAAGATGCTTGATAAAAAGAATGCGTATATTTTTATTCATATTTTACCTTTTTTCCATCAGATAAGAGGCGATAAAAAATGGTTCGAGCGTTGTATGAATTCATTTTTAGGAGTTCCTGTAGAAATTACTTTTACTCCAAATGTTATCGACAGAATTGAGGAAGAAGACGATTCTATTTTGTTGGGGAACTCAAGATTAGGCGTAACGTACATCCCAAGTGGAAAACATATGGATGGAGAAAGAAATTGGATCGTCAATGTAGGCCCGATTCCGTATGATGAAATGAAAAAGTATATTCCAGGGAATTCTTTCAGAAAAGTTCTTCAGGCTCTGTACGATTATTGTTTACCGGTACACGTAGATATTGAAGAAAATTTTGTCACCGAAAAGAAAGAATATTCGTTTATGCTGGAAGATAACGAAAGAAATTCTAACAGGCTAGGTTTCTCTACTTTTCTGTAA
- a CDS encoding DUF1697 domain-containing protein, which translates to MKYCAFLRGVNVKGTNMKMAEVCEVFKNVGVQGVVSVLASGNIIFTSDQKVEDLKMILEKAMSEHFNYEAFLFVKSKEEIESFWNSNPFDKNEDLHVYTFIGNKDVESVLMKEFEADSKPENEDAKIVNGNFYWQVPKGNTLDSTFGKILGRKNMKDQFTSRNINTFEKILKKTHA; encoded by the coding sequence ATGAAATACTGTGCTTTCCTCCGTGGTGTCAACGTAAAAGGCACGAATATGAAAATGGCAGAAGTCTGTGAAGTCTTTAAAAATGTAGGGGTGCAGGGTGTTGTGTCGGTTTTGGCGTCGGGAAATATTATTTTTACTTCAGATCAAAAAGTTGAAGATTTAAAAATGATTCTTGAAAAAGCAATGTCGGAGCATTTTAATTACGAAGCGTTTCTTTTTGTGAAATCTAAAGAAGAAATTGAAAGTTTTTGGAATTCAAATCCGTTTGATAAAAATGAAGATTTACACGTTTATACATTTATAGGAAATAAAGATGTAGAAAGTGTTTTAATGAAAGAATTTGAAGCTGATTCAAAACCCGAAAACGAAGATGCAAAAATCGTCAACGGAAATTTCTATTGGCAGGTTCCAAAAGGGAATACTTTAGATTCTACTTTCGGGAAAATTTTAGGCAGAAAAAATATGAAAGATCAGTTTACAAGCAGAAATATTAATACATTTGAGAAGATTTTGAAAAAAACACACGCATGA
- the kdsA gene encoding 3-deoxy-8-phosphooctulonate synthase, translating into MIQYLDNIQHKDSKNFFLIAGPCIIEGEDMALRIAEKVIELTNKYNIPYIFKGSFKKANRSRVDSFTTIGEEKSLEILKKVGETFNIPTTTDIHENDHAALAAQYVDVLQIPAFLVRQTDLLIAAAKTGKCVSLKKGQFLSPESMKFAVQKVTDSDNQKVAIIERGNSFGYTDLIVDYRGIPTMRAYAPVILDVTHSLQQPNQSSGVTGGRPDLIETVAKAGIAVGADGIFIETHPTPETALSDGANMLRLDLLEDLLQKLTRVRESIL; encoded by the coding sequence ATGATTCAGTACTTAGACAACATACAGCACAAAGATTCAAAAAACTTTTTCTTAATCGCAGGACCATGCATCATCGAAGGTGAAGATATGGCATTGAGAATTGCAGAAAAAGTAATTGAACTGACCAATAAATACAATATTCCTTACATTTTTAAAGGAAGTTTCAAGAAAGCCAATAGAAGCAGAGTAGATTCTTTTACGACAATTGGTGAAGAAAAATCTCTGGAAATTCTTAAAAAAGTTGGGGAAACTTTTAATATTCCAACCACCACAGATATTCACGAAAACGATCACGCAGCTTTGGCGGCGCAATATGTGGATGTTTTGCAGATTCCGGCATTCTTAGTGCGTCAAACCGATTTATTAATTGCCGCAGCAAAAACCGGAAAATGTGTTTCATTAAAAAAAGGACAGTTTCTTTCTCCGGAATCGATGAAATTTGCAGTTCAGAAAGTGACTGATTCAGATAATCAAAAAGTAGCCATCATTGAAAGAGGAAATTCTTTCGGATATACCGATTTAATTGTTGATTATAGAGGAATTCCTACGATGAGAGCTTACGCTCCTGTAATTTTGGATGTTACGCATTCTCTTCAACAGCCTAATCAAAGCTCAGGAGTTACGGGAGGAAGACCAGATTTGATAGAAACCGTTGCCAAAGCAGGAATTGCAGTGGGTGCGGACGGAATTTTCATCGAAACACATCCTACACCGGAAACTGCTTTATCTGACGGAGCCAACATGCTTCGACTGGATTTATTAGAAGATTTATTACAAAAATTAACAAGAGTTAGAGAATCCATTTTGTAA
- a CDS encoding S1/P1 nuclease yields the protein MKSIYSKMLLLLMISSSVYSFAWGLTGHRVIAEIAENHLSGKARREIRKMMGQERLAYWANWPDFIKSDTTGVWKQTSVWHYVNIDPQADFTSFEKNLKAQSGPSLYSQIKTLSSQIKDEKTSEKDRKIALIFLIHMMGDLAQPMHTGRSEDLGGNKINVTYFGDKTNLHSVWDGKLVDSQKYSYTEYAKLLDIKTKDEVKQIQSGTLENWLYDSHQIANKIYAQTPNDSKLSYDYQYKFNDTMERQLLYGGLRLAKVLNDLF from the coding sequence ATGAAAAGTATTTATTCTAAAATGCTGCTTTTATTAATGATCTCCAGCTCAGTATATTCTTTTGCGTGGGGATTGACAGGTCACCGAGTAATTGCAGAGATTGCAGAAAACCACTTATCTGGTAAGGCAAGAAGGGAAATAAGAAAAATGATGGGGCAAGAACGTTTGGCGTATTGGGCAAACTGGCCAGATTTTATCAAGTCTGACACTACAGGAGTGTGGAAGCAGACTTCAGTATGGCATTATGTGAACATTGATCCACAAGCAGATTTCACATCATTTGAAAAAAATCTGAAAGCTCAGTCAGGACCAAGCCTATATTCGCAGATTAAAACGTTATCTTCACAAATCAAAGACGAAAAAACTTCTGAAAAAGACAGAAAAATTGCTTTGATTTTCCTTATTCATATGATGGGAGATTTAGCACAGCCAATGCATACAGGAAGATCTGAAGATTTGGGAGGAAATAAAATTAACGTTACTTATTTTGGAGATAAAACAAATCTACACTCAGTTTGGGATGGAAAGTTGGTTGATTCACAAAAATATAGCTATACAGAATATGCAAAGCTTTTGGATATTAAAACGAAAGATGAAGTAAAGCAAATTCAATCAGGAACATTAGAAAACTGGTTATACGATTCTCATCAGATTGCCAATAAAATCTATGCACAAACTCCGAATGACTCAAAATTGAGTTACGATTATCAATACAAATTCAACGATACCATGGAAAGACAGCTTCTTTACGGAGGCTTGAGACTGGCTAAAGTATTGAATGATCTTTTTTAA
- a CDS encoding HYC_CC_PP family protein, protein MFTFVSAYEKILAILFSIFYFGFSSGAVFSMHYCMKELVSVTQKSDDTCSKCGTKEKRDCCKTEIKLVKVEDSQKSDFLKIEFLQTVSEIQNHQFFFTDQSFLATKFTQIQINAPPENRPVPIFIHHCNFRI, encoded by the coding sequence ATTTTTACCTTTGTTTCAGCTTATGAAAAGATTCTTGCCATACTATTTTCTATTTTCTACTTCGGTTTTTCTTCCGGAGCAGTTTTTAGCATGCATTATTGTATGAAAGAATTGGTTTCAGTGACTCAAAAATCTGATGATACCTGTAGCAAATGCGGAACGAAAGAAAAGAGAGACTGCTGCAAAACCGAAATAAAATTGGTGAAAGTTGAAGATTCTCAAAAATCAGATTTCTTGAAAATTGAATTTCTGCAAACTGTTTCAGAAATTCAAAATCATCAGTTTTTCTTTACAGACCAATCATTTTTAGCTACAAAATTCACTCAAATTCAGATCAATGCACCACCGGAAAACCGGCCGGTTCCGATCTTTATTCATCATTGTAATTTTAGAATTTAA
- a CDS encoding DUF3347 domain-containing protein, translated as MKKYIITALFSLFAIVSVSAQLKSDTQVTKLYLNYITIKNALASDNADKTSQAATEFIKTASAIDYKVLSEGNVSTLKKDATAISNAKDIAAQRESFFNLSDNMIALAKQFKVSESPIFIQFCPMADGSWLSNEKKIINPYYGSSMLSCGSVKSEIK; from the coding sequence ATGAAAAAATATATCATTACAGCCCTATTTTCTTTATTTGCAATCGTATCTGTCTCAGCTCAGCTAAAATCTGACACTCAGGTAACAAAGCTTTACCTAAACTATATTACCATCAAAAATGCGTTGGCTTCAGATAATGCCGACAAAACTTCTCAAGCTGCAACAGAGTTTATTAAAACTGCTTCAGCTATCGATTACAAAGTTCTTTCTGAAGGGAATGTGAGTACTCTGAAGAAAGATGCAACAGCGATTTCAAATGCTAAAGACATTGCGGCTCAAAGAGAGAGTTTCTTTAATCTTTCAGACAACATGATTGCTTTGGCGAAGCAGTTTAAAGTTTCAGAAAGTCCGATTTTCATTCAGTTTTGTCCGATGGCAGACGGAAGCTGGCTGAGCAACGAGAAAAAAATCATCAATCCTTATTACGGCAGCTCTATGCTTTCTTGTGGTTCTGTAAAATCAGAGATTAAATAA